The following proteins come from a genomic window of Lolium rigidum isolate FL_2022 chromosome 5, APGP_CSIRO_Lrig_0.1, whole genome shotgun sequence:
- the LOC124655286 gene encoding ubiquitin carboxyl-terminal hydrolase 18-like produces MPESSKENCVAKCLNDESKEMPFGKASNTAEASEHDNNMFTFCSVTEHTESADCSSFPTSGEACKVKGASVSENGSPSHIPADNSSLQADRSAGLESEMEQSSAQAPCIDNLKSSRSLPSLPTSEKVSSSHAGAHFAAGNPSKKADNLIETSVRSESSVMVPNNLSTAKSLITQQTAPIFYELFVKLYNFEKVELHPFGLCNLGNSCYANVVIQCLTFTRPLTAYLLEGLHSKNCSNKVWCFLCEFERLIMEGKRGQSPLSPTGILSHLSEIGSSFGPGEQEDAHEFLRYAIDTMQSAIMNEANTDGGHELSEEATLMQLMFGGYLRSKIKCTKCKASSEQRERIMDLTVEIDGAISTLEDALHRFTSKEILDGDNKYHCIRCNSYERAKKKLTISEAPNILTIALKRYQSGMFGKINKAIRFPEYLNLSSYMSTTHDCSPVYGLYAVVVHRDINNASFSGHYVCYVKDSHGKWHEMDDSQVKPVSLEEVHLKCAYMLLYARCSPRAPSSLRKVVVQQDPSRRKKASQTVDPEPTSLEGGSYLSRHQGGQSYTDHIVYDNTYTLDTFDDSLYLVSESTSPSGSSSIFSNSDAGSTGTLGSDSTDSTRNSGSMEDYDFIFGSSDQINLVSSVLIPEEHELSYSRRSSLNPSSSTEYADQGEVERLQQLNHKASRGVWNEGGENLSVFYPDQGKYPGSLSISSRSSGSSNSICKLTEQGSSRMTAEVDHGWGYCR; encoded by the exons ATGCCCGAATCTTCTAAGGAAAACTGTGTTGCAAAGTGTTTAAATGATGAAAGCAAGGAGATGCCCTTTGGGAAGGCATCCAACACCGCAGAGGCTTCTGAACATGACAACAATATGTTTACATTTTGTAGTGTTACAGAGCATACAGAATCTGCTGATTGCTCAAGTTTTCCAACTTCTGGTGAAGCTTGCAAAGTCAAGGGCGCTTCTGTTAGTGAAAATGGCTCTCCATCTCACATTCCAGCAGACAACTCTAGCTTGCAAGCTGATAGATCTGCTGGGTTAGAATCTGAAATGGAGCAATCTAGCGCACAAGCTCCTTGCATAGATAACCTTAAAAGTTCTAGAAGTTTGCCATCATTGCCAACTAGTGAAAAAGTTTCTTCCAGTCATGCTGGTGCACACTTCGCAGCGGGTAATCCATCTAAAAAGGCAGATAATCTTATCGAAACTTCCGTGAGATCGGAGAGCAGTGTTATGGTGCCAAATAATCTATCAACGGCGAAAAGTTTGATCACACAACAAACTGCTCCAATATTT TATGAACTTTTCGTCAAGCTGTACAACTTTGAGAAGGTGGAGTTACATCCTTTTGGTCTATGTAACCTTGGGAATAG TTGCTACGCAAATGTTGTTATTCAGTGTTTGACATTTACACGGCCACTTACAGCGTACCTTCTGGAAGGACTTCATTCGAAAAATT GTTCCAACAAGGTATGGTGCTTTTTGTGTGAGTTTGAAAGACTCATTATGGAGGGTAAGCGAGGACAATCTCCATTATCACCTACCGGAATACTATCTCACTTGAGTGAGATTGGAAGTAGCTTTGGCCCAGGCGAACAGGAAGATGCTCATGAGTTTCTCAG GTACGCAATCGATACTATGCAATCTGCCATTATGAACGAAGCCAATACAGATGGTGGGCATGAGTTATCTGAAGAAGCTACACTGATGCAATTGATGTTTGGGGGCTATCTACGATCTAAG ATCAAATGCACAAAGTGCAAGGCCAGTTCAGAACAGCGTGAACGTATTATGGATCTTACTGTTGAAATAGATGGGGCTATCAGTACCCTTGAAGACGCACTTCATCGATTTACATCTAAAGAAATCTTAGATGGTGACAATAAATACCATTGCATCAG ATGCAATTCATATGAACGTGCCAAAAAGAAGTTGACAATATCAGAAGCACCTAATATCCTGACTATTGCATTGAAAAGATACCAG TCTGGTATGTTCGGTAAAATCAACAAGGCCATCAGGTTCCCGGAGTACTTGAATTTGTCTAGCTACATGAGTACGACACATGATTGTTCCCCTGTGTACGGGCTATATGCTGTGGTTGTCCATCGTGATATTAATAATGCATCCTTTTCTGGTCATTATGTATGTTATGTCAAGGACTCACATGGGAAGTGGCACGAGATGGATGATAGCCAG GTAAAACCTGTTTCTCTGGAAGAAGTTCACTTGAAGTGTGCATATATGCTGCTCTATGCGAG GTGTTCACCACGGGCTCCAAGCTCTTTAAGGAAAGTGGTTGTTCAACAAGACCCATCACGCAGAAAGAAAGCCAGCCAAACAGTAGATCCAGAACCAACTTCATTGGAAGGAGGCAGTTACCTGAGCAGGCACCAAGGTGGGCAATCATATACAGATCATATAGTGTATGACAACACCTACACATTGGATACATTTGATGACTCATTGTATCTAGTATCAGAGTCTACAAGTCCAAGCGGGAGTTCTTCGATATTCAGCAATTCCGACGCAGGGTCAACCGGTACTTTGGGCAGCGATAGCACTGACAGCACAAGGAACTCAGGCAGCATGGAGGACTACGATTTCATATTTGGAAGCTCGGATCAAATCAACCTGGTAAGCTCAGTGCTTATACCTGAGGAACACGAGCTTAGCTATTCGCGAAGGTCTAGCTTGAACCCTAGCTCCTCAACTGAATATGCGGATCAGGGTGAGGTTGAAAGGCTGCAACAGCTCAATCATAAAGCAAGCAGAGGGGTTTGGAATGAGGGTGGGGAAAACCTATCCGTGTTCTATCCTGACCAAGGTAAATACCCAGGCAGTCTTAGTATTAGTAGCAGAAGTAGTGGTAGTAGTAACAGTATTTGTAAGTTAACAGAACAAGGTAGCAGTAGGATGacagcggaggttgatcatggttGGGGTTATTGTAGGTAG
- the LOC124652002 gene encoding AT-hook motif nuclear-localized protein 17-like: MSFGKADMSKESAYQERTNMQAIGFATPPPQTQQMHHRHPGHGEQQQQQLECFSDEVDSRGTAERKEPGPGAIVTTQLASGGGGGDGSSIELSKKRRGRPPGSKNKPKPPVVITREAEPVAAMRPHVIEIPGGRDVAEALARFASRRGLGICVLAGTGAVANVSLRHPCPAAPGAAPSVVVFQGRFEILSISATFLPPAVAAVAPQAAAAASGLSISLAGPHGQIVGGAVVGPLFAATSVVVVAAAFTNTTFHRLPADDDASVSLSVSLSGSADAADEHRGHQHQPEPQGQQQQHHLRRQPPHLAAPAATSAAQPVEPCGVPIYARHPQPQEVMWPPAPRAPHQPPPPPPY; this comes from the coding sequence atgtcgttcggCAAGGCAGACATGAGCAAGGAGAGCGCGTACCAAGAACGCACGAACATGCAGGCCATAGGGTTCGCCACGCCACCGCCGCAGACCCAGCAGATGCACCACCGCCATCCCGGCCACggtgagcagcagcagcagcagctggagtGCTTCTCTGATGAGGTGGACAGTCGTGGGACAGCCGAGAGGAAGGAGCCTGGGCCCGGTGCCAtcgtcaccacccagctggcttcCGGCGGTGGCGGGGGCGACGGGTCGAGCATCGAGCTGTCCAAGAAGCGGAGGGGCCGGCCGCCGGGGTCCAAGAACAAGCCGAAGCCGCCCGTGGTGATCACGCGGGAGGCCGAGCCCGTCGCAGCGATGCGGCCGCACGTGATCGAGATCCCCGGAGGCCGGGACGTCGCCGAGGCGCTCGCCCGCTTCGCGAGCCGACGCGGACTCGGGATCTGCGTGCTCGCCGGCACGGGCGCCGTCGCCAACGTCTCGCTCCGCCACCCCTGCCCGGCGGCCCCCGGCGCCGCCCCGTCCGTCGTCGTCTTCCAGGGACGGTTCGAGATCCTCTCCATCTCCGCCACGTTCTTGCCCCCGGCCGTCGCTGCCGTGGCGCCACAGGCCGCGGCCGCCGCTTCCGGTCTCTCCATCTCGCTCGCCGGCCCGCATGGCCAGATCGTCGGTGGCGCCGTCGTAGGCCCGCTCTTCGCCGCGACCAGCGTAGTCGTCGTCGCCGCGGCCTTCACCAACACCACTTTCCACCGCCTCCccgccgacgacgacgcgtcgGTGTCCCTCTCCGTGTCGCTCTCCGGCAGCGCCGACGCGGCCGACGAACACCGCGGCCATCAGCACCAACCAGAGCCGCAaggacagcagcagcagcatcacctACGGCGGCAGCCACCGCACCTGGCCGCACCGGCCGCCACCTCGGCAGCACAGCCGGTGGAACCTTGCGGCGTGCCCATCTACGCCCGCCACCCGCAGCCCCAAGAAGTGATGTGGCCGCCGGCTCCTCGAGCGCCGCaccaaccaccgccgccgccaccgtactGA